A single region of the Pseudalkalibacillus berkeleyi genome encodes:
- a CDS encoding antibiotic biosynthesis monooxygenase family protein has translation MYYHIAYGTKDFLQTLMKKYENEQGDFYLLEGHEDSVLLHKTSNETLFESGHTYEVIEESGGFEGANFIVFNNIPVSSEGRPVFEDRFKQRAGLVEKEPGCAGLLILRPKDTETYIISSMWVDERDFEAWKESKSYEKAHKGKGTSEGLPQTIFTGKPFLRSFHLEQKAEK, from the coding sequence ATGTATTATCATATTGCTTATGGAACGAAGGATTTCTTGCAAACGTTAATGAAAAAATACGAAAATGAACAAGGTGACTTTTATTTGCTAGAAGGACATGAAGATTCTGTATTACTACATAAAACATCAAATGAAACGCTGTTCGAATCAGGGCACACATATGAAGTCATCGAAGAATCTGGTGGGTTCGAAGGTGCGAACTTTATCGTATTTAACAATATTCCGGTTTCCTCTGAAGGTCGCCCCGTGTTTGAAGATCGATTTAAGCAACGTGCAGGCTTAGTAGAAAAGGAACCAGGTTGTGCAGGGTTGCTCATTCTTCGTCCAAAAGATACCGAGACCTATATCATTTCAAGTATGTGGGTCGACGAAAGAGATTTTGAAGCATGGAAAGAATCAAAATCATATGAGAAAGCGCATAAAGGTAAAGGAACTAGTGAAGGACTCCCTCAAACGATTTTCACAGGAAAACCATTCCTTCGATCGTTTCATCTAGAACAAAAAGCAGAAAAGTAA
- the hemE gene encoding uroporphyrinogen decarboxylase, translated as MAKQFNDQFLRACRGEEVTHVPVWYMRQAGRSQPEYRKIKEKYSLFEITHRPELCAEVTRLPVEQYNVDAAILYKDIMTPLPAIGVDVEIKSGIGPVIDNPIRSKEDVERLGEIDPSSDVPYVLDTIKLLREQLSVPLISFSGAPFTLASYMIEGGPSKNYYKTKAFMYSEPEAWFKLMDKLADTVIRYVKAQIAAGVQAIQIFDSWVGALNVADYRIFIKPVMERIFTALRDENVPLIMFGVGASHLAEDWNDLPLDVVGLDWRLPIKEARQRGIDKTVQGNLEPALLLAPWDVIKERTKEILDQGTESSKFIFNLGHGVFPEVNPDTLKRLTAFVHEYTAK; from the coding sequence ATGGCGAAACAATTCAACGATCAATTTCTCAGAGCATGTAGAGGGGAAGAAGTTACACACGTACCGGTTTGGTATATGAGACAAGCTGGGCGCTCTCAGCCTGAATACCGAAAAATTAAAGAAAAATACTCATTATTTGAGATTACTCATCGACCAGAACTTTGTGCAGAAGTAACTCGTCTTCCAGTTGAGCAATACAACGTGGATGCAGCTATCCTTTACAAGGACATCATGACACCACTCCCAGCGATTGGAGTAGATGTAGAAATTAAATCAGGCATTGGACCTGTCATCGATAACCCGATTCGTTCAAAGGAAGATGTAGAACGACTAGGCGAGATAGACCCTTCTAGTGATGTTCCTTACGTACTTGACACAATTAAACTTTTACGTGAGCAGCTTTCGGTACCATTGATCAGTTTCAGTGGTGCACCTTTTACACTTGCGAGCTATATGATTGAAGGCGGACCTTCAAAGAATTACTACAAGACGAAAGCATTCATGTATTCTGAGCCTGAAGCATGGTTTAAACTAATGGATAAGCTTGCCGACACAGTGATTCGATATGTGAAAGCTCAAATAGCTGCAGGTGTACAAGCGATTCAGATATTTGACTCTTGGGTAGGTGCGTTGAATGTAGCGGATTATCGCATCTTCATTAAACCTGTTATGGAAAGAATCTTTACGGCTTTAAGAGATGAGAACGTTCCATTGATCATGTTTGGTGTTGGGGCAAGTCATTTAGCAGAAGATTGGAATGACCTTCCGTTAGATGTAGTCGGGCTTGATTGGAGACTACCAATAAAAGAAGCACGTCAACGTGGCATTGACAAAACTGTTCAAGGAAATCTTGAGCCAGCATTGTTATTGGCGCCATGGGATGTTATAAAGGAACGTACGAAGGAAATTTTAGACCAGGGAACGGAATCCTCGAAGTTCATTTTCAACCTAGGGCACGGTGTATTCCCTGAAGTCAATCCAGATACGTTAAAAAGGTTAACAGCATTTGTTCATGAATATACTGCAAAATAA
- the hemH gene encoding ferrochelatase, which yields MEKKKVGVLVMAYGTPRNPDEIESYYTHIRRGKKPPREDLQDLVDRYEAIGGVSPLAKITNEQKDKLEEKLNEWHDDVEFKAYLGLKHIDPYVEDAVQQMKKDGIEEAISIVLAPHYSTFSVKSYNGRALEESERIGGPKITPVDSWYDEPGYLQYWADQIKPIYEQIPEKEHKCTIVIFSAHSLPQRIISMGDPYPEQLEETAKLIAERAGIKNYTTGWQSAGNTPEPWIGPDVQDLTQDLFEQEGFKNFIYCPIGFVAEHLEVLYDNDYECKVVTDQLGANYYRPEMPNAKPEFIETLARVVSKKLESRD from the coding sequence TTGGAAAAGAAGAAAGTAGGGGTTCTCGTGATGGCGTATGGTACGCCAAGGAACCCAGATGAAATTGAATCTTACTACACTCATATCCGCCGCGGGAAAAAACCACCCCGAGAAGACTTGCAAGATTTAGTGGATCGCTATGAAGCAATTGGAGGCGTATCTCCACTCGCTAAAATTACAAATGAACAAAAAGATAAACTAGAAGAAAAGTTGAACGAATGGCATGATGATGTAGAATTTAAAGCCTATTTAGGTCTGAAGCATATTGATCCATATGTGGAAGATGCTGTTCAACAAATGAAAAAGGATGGTATTGAAGAAGCGATTAGTATTGTCCTCGCTCCTCATTACTCTACTTTTTCAGTTAAATCTTATAATGGCCGTGCTTTAGAGGAGTCAGAAAGAATTGGTGGGCCGAAAATTACACCTGTTGATTCTTGGTATGATGAGCCTGGGTATTTACAGTATTGGGCTGATCAAATCAAACCGATTTATGAGCAAATTCCTGAGAAAGAACATAAATGTACGATCGTCATATTTTCAGCTCATAGCCTGCCTCAACGCATTATTTCTATGGGAGACCCATACCCAGAACAACTGGAAGAAACAGCTAAGTTGATTGCAGAAAGAGCAGGCATCAAGAACTATACAACAGGATGGCAAAGTGCAGGGAACACGCCCGAACCATGGATTGGACCAGATGTACAGGATTTGACACAGGACCTGTTTGAGCAAGAAGGTTTCAAGAACTTCATATATTGTCCGATTGGTTTTGTAGCTGAACATCTAGAAGTACTTTATGATAATGATTATGAGTGTAAAGTCGTAACCGATCAGCTTGGAGCGAATTATTATCGACCTGAAATGCCTAATGCCAAACCCGAATTTATTGAGACATTAGCAAGGGTCGTATCGAAAAAGTTAGAAAGCCGGGATTAA
- a CDS encoding PBP1A family penicillin-binding protein translates to MWKKATRISLWAMAVVLCSLLVFIAIVFAGNYVIDEKDLVMSSASSLVDEEGNTITKLFAQNRELVEIDQIPEHVQQAFVAVEDRRFYKHPGIDLQAIGRALYKDIKSGSKVEGGSTITQQLAKNIFLSDEKTLLRKTKEATIAINLERKYTKKKILEMYMNQIYFGHGAYGIQAASHLYFNKDVSELTVEEGALLAGIPKAPSHYSPIRHIDKSKDRRNTVLSLMERLDYITPEEAVRAQGKTISLDVKRLEKNPSYSTYIDMVLKEVSEKYSLSNMEVLQGGYKIVVPMSKEAQEASFKALQNDKYFRGSNVKKSPQGAFVLMDSRTGGVMAVQGGRDYVRQGFNRVNAKRQPGSTFKPIAVYGPAMEVGKWEPYSILKDERLKYNNDYTPENYNGQYKGSVSMYEAIEDSLNAPAVWLLNEIGLSKSLGYIQEMGMNVEERKLGVALGGLDEGVTPLQITRAFSAFANDGKMVEPYFVKEIYDRKGKLIGEAKTDSQKVFSKQNAWFMTRMLQSVVNEGTGRRGKVNTELAGKTGTTTFDAVNGANRDLWFAGYTPTVVGAAWIGYDQTTTSQYMKGTSSDATLMFKDIINEIPEQQGLAFKKPKGVKDLEPPIQMVEIDNLSAQYAFNRFGVPGMRLSWKASDDNRLMYKIYMRTDNGDQKIDTVVGKGSYTVVSPKLFTFPEFYVVPYNPLTKQDGKRSNIISTSLF, encoded by the coding sequence GTGTGGAAAAAAGCAACGCGCATATCGCTTTGGGCAATGGCAGTCGTCCTATGTTCCTTGCTCGTATTCATAGCGATTGTGTTCGCAGGCAATTATGTTATTGATGAAAAGGATCTTGTCATGAGTTCGGCTTCTTCTCTCGTTGATGAAGAGGGCAATACGATCACAAAGCTATTCGCTCAAAACAGGGAGCTTGTTGAAATTGATCAAATACCGGAACATGTACAACAAGCATTCGTAGCAGTTGAGGATCGTCGATTTTACAAGCATCCAGGTATTGATCTTCAGGCGATAGGACGAGCACTGTATAAAGATATTAAATCAGGCTCAAAAGTGGAAGGCGGCAGTACGATTACACAACAGCTAGCTAAGAACATCTTTTTATCAGATGAAAAAACGCTGTTGAGAAAAACGAAAGAGGCAACCATTGCCATAAATTTGGAGCGGAAATATACAAAGAAAAAGATTCTTGAAATGTACATGAACCAGATCTATTTTGGCCATGGTGCTTACGGGATTCAAGCTGCCTCTCATCTCTATTTTAATAAAGATGTAAGTGAGTTAACGGTAGAGGAAGGGGCATTACTAGCAGGTATTCCTAAAGCACCCTCACATTATTCTCCAATTCGTCATATCGACAAAAGTAAGGATCGGAGAAATACCGTTCTCTCATTAATGGAGCGGCTTGATTACATTACACCCGAAGAGGCGGTGCGTGCACAAGGAAAAACGATTTCTCTAGATGTGAAGCGACTAGAAAAGAACCCGTCCTATTCTACTTACATTGATATGGTACTGAAGGAAGTCTCTGAAAAGTATTCGCTATCCAACATGGAAGTGCTACAAGGCGGATATAAAATTGTCGTCCCAATGAGCAAGGAAGCCCAAGAAGCTTCATTTAAAGCACTACAAAACGACAAGTACTTTAGAGGATCCAATGTTAAAAAATCTCCACAAGGGGCATTCGTTCTAATGGATTCACGAACTGGAGGTGTAATGGCTGTACAAGGTGGTCGGGATTATGTGAGGCAAGGCTTTAACCGAGTGAATGCCAAGCGTCAACCTGGTTCGACCTTCAAGCCGATTGCCGTTTATGGACCTGCAATGGAAGTTGGTAAATGGGAACCGTACTCGATTTTAAAGGATGAGCGTTTAAAGTATAACAACGACTATACACCTGAAAATTATAACGGTCAGTACAAGGGTTCTGTATCTATGTATGAAGCGATTGAAGATTCATTGAATGCACCAGCTGTTTGGTTACTGAATGAAATCGGTTTGTCAAAATCCTTAGGGTATATACAAGAAATGGGGATGAATGTAGAAGAGCGGAAACTTGGAGTTGCCCTAGGTGGATTAGATGAAGGCGTTACACCATTGCAGATTACGCGTGCATTTTCTGCATTCGCTAATGACGGAAAGATGGTTGAGCCTTATTTTGTAAAAGAAATATATGATCGTAAAGGCAAATTAATTGGTGAGGCCAAAACCGATTCTCAAAAAGTGTTTTCTAAACAGAATGCTTGGTTTATGACAAGAATGCTTCAATCTGTTGTAAATGAAGGCACTGGACGAAGAGGTAAGGTTAACACTGAATTAGCTGGGAAAACGGGAACAACGACCTTTGATGCAGTAAATGGTGCGAATAGGGATCTCTGGTTTGCGGGCTATACCCCTACGGTTGTTGGAGCTGCATGGATCGGTTATGACCAAACCACCACATCCCAATACATGAAAGGGACAAGCTCAGATGCAACATTGATGTTTAAAGATATCATTAATGAAATTCCTGAGCAACAAGGTTTGGCTTTCAAAAAGCCTAAAGGAGTCAAGGATTTAGAACCACCGATCCAGATGGTAGAAATCGATAATTTAAGTGCACAATATGCGTTTAATCGGTTCGGGGTTCCTGGTATGCGACTTTCGTGGAAAGCATCAGACGACAATCGACTCATGTATAAAATTTATATGCGTACAGATAACGGTGATCAGAAAATTGACACCGTAGTAGGGAAAGGTAGTTATACCGTCGTTTCTCCGAAGCTATTTACCTTTCCGGAATTTTACGTCGTACCTTATAATCCACTCACAAAGCAAGACGGTAAACGTTCTAATATCATCTCAACATCATTGTTTTAA
- the hemY gene encoding protoporphyrinogen oxidase has product MMKHIVIIGGGITGLSAAFSLQNKIDQEQLPAKVTLLEANNRLGGKIETIHRDGFTIERGPDSYLGRKPAMTELIKSLGLDHDLTYNNTGQAYILHGKKLHPMPEGAVMGIPTKLSPFVTSGLFSMKGKARASYDLFLPKSNTSGDQSVGAFFKRRLGNEVVENLIEPLLSGIYAGNIDQISLKSTFPQFENIESKHRSLILGMKKTRQPSKKGKSSKGVFLTLKQGLSSLVDALESNLTNRIDIQTGVTVESILRKGEGYSISTLDSVIEADQVIVTTPGRNAAKFFNNEIRELIGEVPATSVATVAMAFPESAVPKDIEGTGFVVSKKSPYTITACTWTNQKWPHTTPEGSVLLRCYVGRAHDQTIVDESDEYILSKVLEDLEEVMGVKSEPDFYYVTRWKKAMPQYLVGHQENKDKVHSILGRDYPGVQLAGASFDGIGLPDCIVSGNQAAENVVRSLME; this is encoded by the coding sequence ATCATGAAACATATCGTTATTATTGGCGGAGGGATTACGGGTCTTTCTGCCGCTTTTTCTTTACAAAACAAAATCGATCAAGAACAGTTACCCGCAAAAGTCACCCTACTAGAAGCTAATAATCGATTAGGTGGTAAAATCGAAACTATCCACCGAGATGGTTTTACGATTGAAAGAGGACCCGATTCTTATCTAGGCAGAAAACCTGCGATGACTGAGTTAATTAAATCATTAGGGTTGGATCATGATCTTACTTACAACAACACAGGACAAGCTTACATTTTACATGGGAAGAAACTTCATCCTATGCCTGAAGGGGCAGTGATGGGCATCCCTACAAAGTTAAGCCCATTCGTAACGAGTGGTCTTTTTTCAATGAAGGGAAAAGCTCGTGCGAGTTATGATCTGTTTCTTCCAAAAAGCAATACATCTGGTGATCAGTCTGTCGGTGCATTTTTCAAAAGAAGACTTGGAAATGAAGTGGTTGAGAACTTAATCGAACCTTTGCTATCCGGTATTTATGCTGGAAACATTGATCAGATTAGCTTGAAATCTACGTTTCCTCAGTTTGAAAATATTGAATCTAAGCATCGAAGCTTAATTCTTGGTATGAAGAAAACGAGGCAGCCGAGTAAGAAAGGTAAATCCTCTAAGGGTGTTTTCCTGACGTTAAAGCAAGGTCTTTCATCATTAGTTGATGCACTTGAAAGCAATTTAACGAATCGAATTGATATCCAAACAGGGGTTACTGTAGAAAGTATTTTGAGAAAAGGTGAGGGTTATTCGATTTCAACATTAGATTCAGTGATTGAAGCGGATCAAGTGATTGTAACGACACCTGGCAGAAATGCTGCAAAGTTTTTCAATAATGAGATTCGAGAACTTATTGGTGAGGTGCCTGCCACTTCTGTTGCAACAGTGGCGATGGCTTTTCCTGAATCAGCAGTGCCAAAGGACATTGAAGGGACAGGGTTTGTCGTTTCAAAAAAATCACCCTACACGATTACAGCATGTACATGGACGAATCAAAAATGGCCGCATACGACTCCAGAAGGTTCTGTACTTTTGAGGTGCTATGTCGGAAGAGCCCATGATCAAACCATTGTAGATGAATCTGACGAATACATTCTTTCAAAAGTATTAGAGGATCTAGAAGAAGTGATGGGTGTGAAAAGTGAACCAGACTTTTACTATGTGACACGCTGGAAAAAGGCGATGCCTCAATACTTGGTTGGTCATCAAGAGAATAAGGACAAGGTTCACTCTATTCTTGGAAGAGACTATCCAGGCGTACAGCTTGCTGGTGCTTCTTTCGATGGGATAGGATTACCTGATTGCATCGTTTCAGGTAATCAGGCAGCTGAAAATGTTGTTCGTTCGTTAATGGAATAG
- a CDS encoding ATP-binding protein, with amino-acid sequence MIGLIKPIFVNISIIVSLTFIANMFFPFSHKGRLTIKEKLFFGVLSSIAALLCMIYPIEVLRTTVFDLRTVPLLVVTLYAGLIPGGICALVIIIGRMSIGGEFAWIGVLITVVALFTGFGYSRMFKDANKKWKPGLLAMFLYFLFYILILSIYIDFLPISFYIAYFIPLYITFFLLIFLIDRLIRINMQLEETIYLGKLSILGQMAASIAHEIRNPLTTVRGMIQFLSKDTDDQQLKQYGPLLIEELDRSNKIISDYLALVKPNEINLKEINLKQVVDDTMALLAPLGVYSNVVIQSNLKHYHSVKADEQHLKQCLINLIKNAIESVQDEDGGTVFIKEKITTPGHIDLIIEDDGKGMTNEELEKIGLPFYTTKTKGTGLGTMITYKLVKNMKGSVFYNSIPNKGTTVTLRIPLA; translated from the coding sequence ATGATAGGGCTCATCAAACCGATTTTCGTTAACATATCTATAATTGTTTCATTAACGTTTATTGCGAATATGTTTTTCCCTTTTTCTCATAAAGGGAGATTAACGATAAAAGAGAAGTTGTTTTTCGGCGTCTTAAGCTCGATCGCTGCACTTCTATGTATGATCTATCCTATAGAAGTGTTGAGGACCACAGTTTTTGATTTGAGAACCGTTCCTTTGCTCGTCGTTACACTGTACGCAGGACTAATTCCTGGAGGTATATGTGCGCTTGTGATCATTATCGGTCGAATGAGCATTGGTGGAGAGTTTGCGTGGATCGGTGTGTTAATTACTGTCGTTGCTTTATTTACAGGCTTCGGATACTCCAGAATGTTTAAAGATGCTAATAAAAAGTGGAAGCCAGGTTTACTGGCCATGTTTTTATATTTTCTTTTTTACATATTGATTTTGAGTATTTATATTGATTTTCTACCTATATCTTTTTATATCGCATACTTCATCCCGTTATACATTACGTTCTTTTTATTGATTTTCCTTATTGATCGATTGATTCGTATTAACATGCAGTTAGAAGAGACGATCTATCTTGGAAAGCTATCTATTCTAGGTCAGATGGCCGCATCTATTGCTCATGAAATCAGGAATCCTTTAACGACTGTCCGAGGGATGATCCAGTTCCTCTCGAAAGATACAGACGATCAACAATTGAAGCAATACGGGCCACTGTTGATTGAAGAGCTTGATCGGAGTAACAAAATCATTTCTGATTATTTAGCGCTCGTTAAACCAAACGAAATCAACTTAAAAGAAATAAATTTGAAACAAGTCGTAGATGATACCATGGCCTTATTAGCTCCTTTAGGTGTCTATAGCAATGTAGTGATCCAATCAAATTTAAAGCATTACCATAGCGTGAAAGCAGATGAACAACATCTTAAACAATGTTTGATTAATCTCATTAAAAATGCAATTGAATCTGTTCAAGATGAAGATGGAGGAACGGTTTTCATAAAAGAGAAAATTACAACGCCAGGTCATATTGATTTGATTATAGAAGATGACGGTAAGGGTATGACGAATGAAGAACTTGAAAAGATTGGCCTCCCTTTTTATACAACGAAAACGAAGGGGACAGGTCTAGGAACAATGATTACATATAAATTGGTGAAAAATATGAAAGGCTCAGTCTTTTATAATAGTATCCCGAACAAAGGGACAACAGTGACTTTACGAATTCCGCTTGCATGA
- a CDS encoding methyl-accepting chemotaxis protein, with protein MFKKLQTKLMLVMALILFVSLFAVAFLTYDRVKDTMESNVDTQSEAKVDQMSSQISMYLSGIEQTMLRYSQDERVIAALKSSNEGGENEDSDWKIVDRDFSQYLGLNENVAYLYLASPNKKMKITPFLELPADYDPTSRPWYQTATEKQEKVIWTDPYEDAATKEYVLTTAKTVVDPESDQVLGVIAMDMSLQNLANVVKNTDVQYDGFPFLFDQSGLAMVHPTLKGEKALEKNAFVKDMFASKDRTVQDEKEDRFIKFDTIELTGWKVGTSTPNEALTQEAGNIRNVILIIAFVIVIISIAISYFVARGITRPVKQLRDQLTLVASGDLTVKAETKSKDEIGELTTHFNSMVDKMRGLLYSVKDSSFQVTESAESLSAVAEETIASSEEVARAVTDIATGSSQQASDVESTHLRAINLSEDIERISEQTKSMLILSESANHANQQGMDQITTLRTKNQQSNDVLESVETVINGLNDKIKEVEEVISTITEISEKTNLLALNAGIEAARAGESGRGFAVVATEVRKLAEQSAVATERVKSILKGIENESKRVGVEMDHTKEISQEQSEVVEGTEAAFKVLAESLNEMITSITSVGDDVTNLSAHKDAVMESIQNISAVAQQAAASSEEVSASTDEQQRALESVGHSAEALNTASNALIELVQQFKVEAVIEEDEIKE; from the coding sequence ATGTTTAAGAAGTTGCAGACAAAGCTTATGCTTGTTATGGCTTTGATTTTGTTCGTCTCATTATTTGCGGTTGCTTTCCTTACATATGATCGTGTGAAGGACACGATGGAATCGAATGTAGATACGCAATCTGAAGCGAAAGTCGATCAAATGTCGAGTCAAATTAGTATGTATTTAAGTGGAATTGAACAAACAATGTTGCGTTATAGTCAAGATGAAAGGGTGATTGCGGCCCTGAAATCTTCTAACGAAGGCGGAGAGAATGAAGACAGCGATTGGAAAATCGTTGATCGAGATTTCTCTCAATATTTGGGGCTCAATGAGAATGTTGCGTACCTTTATTTAGCTAGTCCGAACAAGAAAATGAAGATTACACCTTTTCTAGAGCTTCCAGCAGATTACGATCCAACATCAAGGCCTTGGTATCAAACCGCGACGGAGAAACAAGAAAAAGTAATTTGGACTGATCCTTATGAGGACGCAGCCACCAAAGAGTATGTATTAACGACGGCGAAAACAGTTGTTGATCCAGAATCAGATCAAGTATTAGGCGTCATAGCGATGGATATGAGCTTGCAAAACCTTGCGAACGTCGTCAAGAATACAGATGTTCAATACGATGGTTTTCCTTTTCTTTTTGACCAATCTGGATTAGCGATGGTGCATCCGACTTTAAAAGGTGAAAAAGCGCTTGAAAAGAATGCGTTTGTGAAGGATATGTTTGCTTCAAAAGATCGTACTGTTCAAGACGAGAAAGAAGATCGTTTCATTAAGTTCGATACGATTGAATTGACAGGTTGGAAAGTAGGAACGTCGACGCCAAATGAGGCTTTGACTCAAGAGGCAGGCAATATTCGGAATGTCATTCTCATTATCGCATTCGTAATCGTCATAATTTCTATTGCAATTAGTTATTTCGTAGCTAGAGGCATTACGAGACCCGTAAAACAACTAAGAGATCAGCTCACATTGGTAGCATCAGGTGATTTGACGGTAAAAGCTGAAACGAAGAGTAAAGACGAAATCGGAGAATTGACGACTCATTTCAATTCTATGGTCGATAAAATGAGAGGCTTACTCTACTCAGTTAAAGATTCATCGTTCCAAGTTACGGAATCTGCAGAAAGTCTGAGTGCTGTAGCGGAAGAAACGATTGCCTCAAGTGAAGAAGTAGCCAGAGCAGTGACAGATATTGCAACTGGTTCATCTCAACAAGCTTCAGATGTAGAATCTACACATCTAAGAGCGATCAACTTATCTGAGGATATTGAACGAATTAGTGAGCAAACAAAATCAATGCTCATATTATCTGAAAGTGCGAACCATGCAAATCAACAAGGCATGGATCAAATAACAACACTACGAACGAAAAATCAACAATCAAACGATGTACTAGAGTCTGTTGAAACAGTTATTAATGGCTTGAATGATAAAATTAAAGAAGTTGAAGAGGTCATCAGTACGATTACAGAAATCTCGGAAAAGACGAACTTGTTAGCGTTGAATGCCGGGATTGAGGCAGCACGAGCTGGGGAAAGCGGAAGAGGCTTTGCGGTAGTTGCGACAGAAGTACGGAAGCTTGCTGAACAATCAGCAGTTGCTACAGAGCGTGTGAAAAGTATTTTAAAAGGCATCGAGAATGAGTCGAAACGCGTTGGCGTTGAAATGGATCATACAAAAGAAATTTCACAAGAGCAAAGTGAAGTAGTTGAAGGTACAGAAGCAGCGTTCAAAGTGCTGGCTGAATCATTAAATGAAATGATTACTTCAATTACATCTGTTGGCGATGATGTGACAAATCTCAGCGCGCATAAGGATGCTGTAATGGAGTCCATTCAAAACATTTCAGCAGTCGCTCAACAAGCAGCAGCATCTTCTGAAGAAGTGAGTGCATCTACAGATGAACAACAACGTGCACTTGAATCAGTTGGACACTCAGCTGAAGCATTGAATACAGCTAGTAACGCTTTGATTGAATTAGTACAACAATTCAAGGTAGAAGCTGTAATTGAAGAAGATGAAATAAAAGAATAA